Proteins encoded together in one Triticum dicoccoides isolate Atlit2015 ecotype Zavitan chromosome 7B, WEW_v2.0, whole genome shotgun sequence window:
- the LOC119340108 gene encoding uncharacterized protein LOC119340108, whose protein sequence is MLGETQLPVPVQIGRKRRWNKDADVAAAASDEEASDVGPKEQAPMDIAASPTGDKEEEIGTSSMVSNVVEEEVTEEPEIPMWDSDDDGGVTRMTKAELQELHIACVKSFTELDPRKNLWVHTRFCSFSVGGFDLDRESKFGLGPPLYDNLTPKLERYMASLAVNVISVKVIESDRGYPISVYGTVLARDTIDYRCVYLFRRAREDHQIINSKDEMLTLIGPRRGLVQLDNIYFELNLRVKGDAGDEDFSKGVVVLHVGPYDPKPITRVLSSWLSRVELVLATVESPVAASLEVEVLKGATPFSGKICAGTSENPKTQMIVYDSRDTKSGSSVVLTRNLVAVPDPDDEEEIGVYVRFLDDDSDVDDEDAGTLVKLAYPAEEQICCHGTWELQVKVSWTAILCKPMAKHVLTRGTSMPRDYTCPKYAPLF, encoded by the exons ATGTTGGGCGAGACCCAGCTGCCCGTGCCGGTGCAGATCGGTCGGAAGCGGCGTTGGAACAAGGACGccgacgtcgccgccgccgccagcgacgAAGAAG CCAGCGATGTTGGCCCCAAGGAGCAAGCCCCTATGGACATTGCAGCTAGCCCAACCGGCGACAAGGAGGAGGAGATTGGCACTTCTTCGATGGTCTCAAATGTGGTGGAGGAGGAAGTGACCGAGGAGCCTGAGATTCCAATGTGGGACAGCGATGACGATGGTGGGGTTACGCGCATGACAAAGGCCGAGCTCCAGGAGCTTCACATTGCCTGCGTTAAAAGCTTCACCGAGTTGGATCCCAGGAAGAATCTTTGGGTCCATACCCGCTTCTGCAGCTTCAGTGTAGGGGGCTTCGACCTCGATAGAGAGT CTAAGTTTGGCCTTGGGCCGCCGCTTTATGACAATCTAACTCCCAAGTTGGAGAGGTACATGGCGTCGTTAGCCGTCAATGTCATTTCCGTCAAAGTAATCGAATCCGACCGGGGTTATCCAATCAGCGTATATGGCACTGTTCTTGCAAGGGATACGATTGACTACAGATGTGTCTATCTCTTTAGACGTGCAAGGGAAGATCACCAGATCATCAACTCCAAG GATGAGATGCTAACATTGATAGGTCCACGGCGAGGATTAGTTCAGTTAGATAATATTTATTTTGAGTTGAATCTGAGGGTGAAGGGTGATGCCGGCGACGAAGATTTTAGCAAAGGTGTGGTAGTGCTCCATGTTGGTCCCTATGATCCTAAACCAATCACAAGGGTGCTGAGTAGTTGGCTGAGCAGAGTGGAGTTGGTGCTTGCAACTGTTGAAAGTCCAGTGGCAGCTAGCCTTGAAGTCGAAGTTTTGAAAGGAGCAACACCTTTCAGTGGCAAAATATGTGCTGGCACTAGTGAAAACCCGAAGACTCAGATGATTGTGTATGATAGCAGAGATACGAAGAGTGGCTCCTCTGTTGTGTTAACTCGCAACCTCGTAGCTGTCCCTGATCCGGATGATGAAGAAGAAATTGGTGTCTATGTTCGTTTCCTTGATGATGACAGCGACGTCGATGATGAGGATGCAGGCACCTTGGTCAAGCTAGCATACCCTGCTGAAGAGCAAATTTGCTGTCACGGCACCTGGGAGCTGCAAGTGAAGGTTTCGTGGACTGCCATCCTGTGCAAACCAATGGCAAAACATGTCTTAACAAGAGGGACCAGTATGCCCAGAGATTATACTTGCCCGAAGTATGCGCCTCTGTTCTGA